In Calothrix sp. PCC 7507, one DNA window encodes the following:
- a CDS encoding tetratricopeptide repeat protein encodes MKSKKQVIFTIVLQSATVFSPLLLCAGITSGQPTPLISPKVTPATVISDQEREELAQLQAEKRLREQFPADLTHTFSVTVFLLNISLVILSLFPVLIIAFLWLLRRVAIREIVDRATSQLQELEKLQNQLILVKRESENILQNSKTKIYELENDADILQTNIRREQENLSALTSEILQSKNVILAELEDKIQEIQQNIDNLVFEFTSQLSRLQVDVQQQKDRSVENLEKSQVELASQLSDLQVDAQQQKVIAIQNLAQLQSEHTSQLSALQTDAQQQKELTLINLGELENLFRLNISKLQSDTQHQKDKIIESLIKLQSEFAAQLSELRLDVEKQKELIIENLKQSGFEFTSQFSELQSDAQQQKILILEKLENLETEFVSQLSELQLDAQQRKDVILQELSEMTHAPIPEIVTPKVEEEIQKASADDYVKQGDMLLSARRYEEAIALYNKAVIIERDNPVTWVKRGITLGRLKRYKEAIASYDQAIQLKPDYHQAWCDRGVAFGNLQQHQEALASFTQATQVKPDDATAWLNQGLALVALERYEDAIASFNKALQFQPDSAKIWDKKGYTLVRLGRDEDAIASFDQAIKINPNYASAFYNKAACYALQKKVESALENIQKAIEINPQYKKEIATDIDFDEIASNDNFTKLIEA; translated from the coding sequence ATGAAGAGCAAAAAACAAGTCATTTTCACTATAGTTTTGCAAAGCGCTACTGTCTTTTCACCTTTGCTGTTGTGTGCTGGTATTACTAGTGGACAACCTACACCATTAATTTCCCCAAAAGTGACTCCTGCTACAGTAATATCGGATCAAGAGCGGGAGGAATTAGCGCAACTGCAAGCAGAAAAGCGTCTGCGAGAGCAATTTCCAGCTGATTTGACTCATACTTTTAGTGTGACAGTATTTCTGCTTAATATCTCACTGGTGATATTAAGTTTATTCCCAGTGCTGATAATTGCTTTCTTGTGGCTACTAAGGCGGGTAGCAATCCGTGAGATTGTTGATAGAGCCACATCACAGCTACAAGAGTTAGAAAAATTACAAAATCAGTTAATTCTGGTGAAACGAGAGTCGGAAAATATTCTCCAAAATTCTAAAACCAAAATCTATGAGTTAGAAAATGACGCTGACATTTTGCAAACAAATATTAGACGTGAACAAGAAAATTTATCGGCATTGACATCTGAGATATTACAATCAAAAAACGTTATATTAGCTGAACTAGAAGATAAAATCCAAGAGATTCAACAAAATATAGATAATTTAGTATTTGAATTTACCTCTCAACTTTCTAGATTACAGGTAGATGTTCAACAACAAAAAGATAGATCTGTTGAAAACCTAGAAAAATCTCAGGTGGAATTGGCTTCACAACTTTCTGACTTGCAGGTAGATGCTCAACAACAAAAGGTTATAGCTATCCAGAATTTAGCCCAATTACAGTCAGAACATACCTCTCAACTATCGGCATTGCAAACAGATGCTCAACAACAAAAAGAGCTAACTCTGATCAATCTTGGAGAACTGGAGAATTTATTTAGGTTAAACATATCAAAATTACAATCTGATACTCAACACCAAAAAGATAAAATTATTGAAAGTTTAATTAAATTACAGTCAGAATTCGCTGCTCAATTATCTGAGTTACGACTAGATGTTGAAAAACAGAAAGAGCTAATTATTGAAAATTTAAAGCAATCAGGTTTTGAATTTACATCTCAATTCTCAGAATTACAATCTGATGCTCAACAACAAAAAATTTTAATTCTAGAGAAGCTAGAAAACTTAGAGACAGAGTTTGTATCACAACTCTCAGAATTACAGTTAGATGCTCAACAAAGAAAAGATGTAATTCTGCAAGAACTTTCTGAAATGACACATGCGCCTATTCCAGAAATTGTCACACCTAAAGTTGAGGAAGAAATCCAGAAAGCGTCTGCTGATGATTATGTCAAACAGGGAGATATGCTGTTATCTGCAAGGCGTTATGAGGAGGCGATCGCACTTTATAATAAAGCAGTGATTATCGAACGTGATAACCCTGTGACTTGGGTGAAGCGAGGCATAACCCTAGGAAGATTGAAACGCTACAAAGAGGCGATCGCATCCTACGATCAAGCCATTCAGCTGAAACCAGATTATCACCAAGCTTGGTGCGATCGCGGTGTGGCTTTTGGGAATTTACAACAACATCAAGAAGCTTTAGCCTCTTTTACTCAAGCTACTCAAGTCAAGCCTGATGATGCAACCGCTTGGTTGAATCAAGGTCTAGCACTGGTAGCATTAGAACGATATGAAGACGCGATCGCCTCATTTAACAAAGCGTTACAATTCCAGCCAGACTCAGCCAAAATTTGGGATAAAAAAGGCTATACTTTGGTGAGGCTGGGGCGCGATGAAGATGCGATCGCTAGTTTTGATCAAGCTATAAAAATTAATCCAAATTATGCTAGCGCGTTTTATAATAAAGCAGCTTGTTACGCTCTGCAAAAAAAGGTAGAGTCAGCTTTAGAAAATATTCAAAAAGCAATTGAAATTAATCCTCAATACAAAAAAGAAATAGCAACTGATATAGATTTTGATGAAATTGCCAGTAATGATAACTTCACAAAGTTAATTGAGGCTTAA